One Cupriavidus taiwanensis LMG 19424 DNA segment encodes these proteins:
- a CDS encoding alpha/beta hydrolase family protein — MATHEELLQIESEGGTIAGTLISPETKLPGVLFVHGWGGSQQQYLARARKVAGLGCVCLTFDLTGHAGTRAQYETVSRTRNLADVVAAYDVLVRQPEVDRNAIAVVGSSYGGYLAALLSSLRQVRWLAFRAPALYMDSGWDLPKRQLHREQDLVAYRRSMVPPASNRALRACTAFTGDVLVIESEHDQIVPHAAVMSYVDACIHANSLTYRVIKGADHGLSDEEYQRTYSSMLVNWLREMVTVARAGPVTAERAAPPAPPKPAPPAPDAGLEPQREPASAPGAA, encoded by the coding sequence ATGGCAACGCATGAAGAACTGCTGCAGATCGAAAGCGAAGGCGGCACCATTGCCGGTACCCTGATCAGCCCGGAAACCAAGTTGCCGGGCGTGTTGTTCGTGCATGGCTGGGGCGGCAGCCAGCAGCAATACCTCGCGCGGGCGCGCAAGGTGGCGGGGCTGGGCTGCGTTTGCCTGACCTTCGACCTGACCGGCCACGCCGGCACGCGCGCGCAGTACGAGACCGTCAGCCGCACGCGCAACCTGGCAGACGTGGTGGCGGCCTACGATGTGCTGGTGCGCCAGCCCGAGGTCGACCGCAACGCGATCGCGGTGGTGGGCAGCAGCTATGGCGGCTACCTGGCGGCGCTGCTCAGCAGCCTGCGCCAGGTGCGCTGGCTGGCGTTCCGTGCCCCGGCGCTGTACATGGACTCCGGCTGGGACCTGCCCAAGCGCCAGCTGCACCGCGAGCAGGACCTGGTGGCCTACCGGCGCAGCATGGTGCCGCCCGCGAGCAATCGCGCGCTGCGCGCCTGCACGGCGTTTACCGGCGATGTGCTGGTGATCGAATCCGAGCACGACCAGATCGTGCCCCATGCCGCGGTGATGAGCTATGTCGATGCCTGCATCCATGCCAATTCGCTGACCTACCGCGTGATCAAGGGCGCCGACCATGGCCTGAGCGACGAGGAGTACCAGCGCACCTACAGCAGCATGCTGGTCAACTGGCTGCGTGAAATGGTCACCGTGGCCCGCGCCGGCCCGGTCACCGCCGAGCGCGCGGCGCCGCCGGCGCCGCCCAAGCCCGCGCCTCCCGCGCCCGATGCGGGACTCGAACCGCAGCGCGAGCCGGCCAGCGCGCCGGGCGCGGCCTAG
- a CDS encoding DNA topoisomerase IB: MDSTLPGAEAPAALDAVLRDAGLRYVDDSSPGITRRRHGSGFSYTGPDGKRVTDAETLARIAALAIPPAYESVWICPDPRGHLQATGRDARGRKQYVYHPQWAALRDSDKYARLAAFGAALPRLRARVARDLRRNGMPREKVVGAVVLLLDATLVRVGSPRYARQNRTYGLTTLRRRHVTVRGSRLRFQFTGKSGITHDVSVNDPRLARIVRNCADLPGQCLFKYRDSEGEIREIGSADVNAYLQEVTGGDFTAKDFRTWAGSVHALAILRKLPEAASETARRKAVTDAIREVAGQLRNTVAVCRKCYVHPDVIDAYLAGVLQAGGRAPAMARLRADEARLLQLLAASQAQPANGKKGNGG, translated from the coding sequence ATGGACAGCACGCTGCCCGGCGCCGAAGCCCCCGCCGCGCTCGACGCGGTGCTGCGCGACGCCGGGCTGCGCTATGTCGATGACAGTAGCCCGGGCATCACGCGCCGGCGCCATGGCAGCGGCTTCAGCTATACCGGCCCCGATGGCAAGCGCGTGACGGATGCCGAGACGCTGGCGCGCATCGCGGCGCTGGCGATTCCGCCGGCCTACGAGTCGGTGTGGATCTGCCCCGACCCGCGCGGCCACCTGCAGGCCACCGGGCGCGACGCGCGCGGGCGCAAGCAGTACGTCTACCACCCGCAATGGGCCGCGCTGCGCGATTCCGACAAGTATGCGCGGCTGGCGGCATTCGGCGCCGCGCTGCCGCGCCTGCGCGCCCGGGTGGCGCGCGACCTGCGCCGCAACGGCATGCCGCGCGAGAAGGTGGTGGGCGCGGTGGTGCTGCTGCTCGACGCCACGCTGGTGCGCGTCGGCTCGCCGCGCTACGCGCGTCAGAACCGTACCTACGGACTGACCACGCTGCGGCGGCGCCACGTAACCGTGCGCGGCAGCCGGCTGCGCTTCCAGTTCACCGGCAAGAGCGGCATCACGCACGACGTCTCCGTGAACGACCCGCGCCTCGCGCGCATCGTGCGCAACTGTGCCGACCTGCCCGGCCAGTGTCTGTTCAAGTACCGCGACAGCGAGGGCGAGATCCGCGAGATCGGCTCGGCCGACGTCAACGCCTACCTGCAGGAGGTGACCGGCGGCGACTTTACCGCCAAGGATTTCCGCACCTGGGCCGGCAGCGTGCATGCGCTGGCGATCCTGCGCAAACTGCCGGAAGCGGCCAGCGAGACGGCGCGCCGCAAGGCCGTGACCGATGCCATCCGCGAGGTCGCGGGCCAGCTGCGCAATACTGTCGCGGTGTGCCGCAAATGCTATGTGCATCCCGACGTCATCGATGCATACCTTGCCGGCGTGCTGCAGGCGGGCGGCCGGGCGCCCGCCATGGCCCGGCTGCGCGCGGACGAGGCGCGGCTGCTGCAGTTGCTGGCGGCGAGCCAGGCGCAGCCGGCGAACGGCAAGAAGGGCAATGGCGGCTGA
- a CDS encoding ParB-like protein, with product MTPIQSIAPKAPAPRRAPRKLAPDSKLMVPLDALRPTQITVGGYHVAQKMHVTRRIAPEARAAFLDRHRVHLVIGPQQVLYVVDHHHWVRAWHDLGLTHVPGIVRADLSDMELPAFWRHMVAQHLVHPYDEHGRRRPLTELPEAIHDMRDDPYRSLEAFVQLAGGYRKVKTAYLDFRWADFFRRHVPGPFDTPHHFAFAVAHAFRLAHSREAKDLPGYIGALGC from the coding sequence TTGACGCCCATCCAGTCCATCGCGCCCAAGGCGCCCGCCCCGCGGCGGGCGCCACGCAAGCTGGCGCCCGACAGCAAGCTGATGGTGCCGCTGGACGCGTTGCGTCCTACCCAGATCACGGTCGGCGGCTACCACGTGGCGCAGAAGATGCACGTAACGCGGCGCATCGCGCCCGAGGCGCGCGCGGCGTTCCTGGACCGGCACCGCGTGCATCTGGTGATCGGGCCGCAGCAGGTGCTCTATGTGGTTGACCACCACCATTGGGTGCGCGCGTGGCATGACCTCGGGCTGACCCATGTGCCCGGCATCGTGCGCGCCGACCTGAGCGACATGGAGCTGCCCGCGTTCTGGCGCCACATGGTCGCCCAGCACCTGGTCCACCCCTACGACGAGCATGGCCGCCGGCGGCCGCTGACCGAACTGCCCGAGGCCATCCACGATATGCGCGACGACCCGTACCGCAGCCTGGAGGCCTTCGTTCAGCTTGCGGGCGGCTATCGCAAGGTCAAGACCGCCTACCTCGATTTCCGCTGGGCGGACTTCTTCCGGCGCCACGTGCCCGGGCCGTTCGACACGCCGCATCACTTCGCCTTCGCGGTGGCGCACGCCTTCAGGCTGGCGCACTCGCGCGAGGCCAAGGACCTGCCCGGCTATATCGGCGCGCTGGGCTGCTGA